A window of Cryptomeria japonica chromosome 3, Sugi_1.0, whole genome shotgun sequence contains these coding sequences:
- the LOC131874264 gene encoding uncharacterized mitochondrial protein AtMg00860-like: MHELYVKKEKCTFAQEEVLFLGHIVGHGHIRPDPKKLQTIQDWEPLHNVHEVRHFLGLANYYKKFVGGYSMIVSPLIDLLKKDRSWKSGVLQQSALDALKEKMTGEPVSLLMEVGISNGFDFNNNTLALSLWKAESSSRKGVHTASWVDDP, translated from the coding sequence ATGCATGAACTCTATGTGAAGAAGGAAAAGTGTACATTTGCGCAAGAGGAAGTATTGTTTCTTGGCCACATTGTTGGACATGGTCATATCCGCCCAGATCCAAAGAAGCTACAAACAATTCAAGATTGGGAGCCACTTCATAATGTTCACGAGGTGAGGCATTTCCTTGGCTTGGCCAACTACTACAAGAAGTTTGTTGGAGGCTATTCTATGATCGTAAGTCCCCTCATTGATTTGTTGAAGAAGGATAGAAGTTGGAAATCGGGAGTGTTGCAACAGAGTGCATTAGATGCATTGAAGGAAAAGATGACTGGGGAGCCAGTCTCACTCTTGATGGAAGTAGGAATTTCGAATGGATTTGATTTCAATAACAACACACTTGCTCTAAGTCTTTGGAAGGCTGAGAGCTCGAGCAGGAAAGGGGTGCACACTGCAAGTTGGGTTGATGATCCATAG